Proteins encoded within one genomic window of Humulus lupulus chromosome 1, drHumLupu1.1, whole genome shotgun sequence:
- the LOC133833166 gene encoding uncharacterized protein LOC133833166 — protein sequence MCNSKISKLEEEQHNMKLKMTEMMNLLKEHLVGGKVTPSEGQSRNVPQSNNIQSPKSIALEKRHNFTEGKNACYLLDWADAIVAEGRWDSSDPNITVHGKPLGPDFMRVWVDVAIVPESYLFRPNHAMLTIQEAVGSTVVLM from the exons atgtgtaatagcaagatctccaagttagaagaagagcaacataatatgaagctcaaaatgactgaaatgatgaatctacttaaagaacacttg gttggtggtaaagtgacaccaagcgaaggacagtctcgcaatgtaccgcagtcaaacaatattcagtcccctaag agtattgcactagaaaaaagacataactttacagaagggaagaatgcttgctacttgcttgactgggcagatgcaattgttgctgaaggtcgttgggattctagtgatccaaatataactgtacatggaaagcctcttggaccagactttatgcgagtatgggttgatgttgctattgtaccagagtcttacttatttcgtcctaatcatgcgatgcttacaatacaagaagcagttggttccaca GTTGTTCTCATGTAG